The genomic DNA TCAATGCCTGGTCTGGTACCGCCTCCTTGCTACCTTTACTCGGCGCCTTTCTGGCTGATTCCTTCCTTGGACGATACCGTACTATTGTTCTTTCCTCTGCCCTCTACATTCTGGTTCCTCCACTACCTTATTCTCTTATTTtgtttgcttttctttttccattctcAGCTATAAAATTTTACAAGACTATGCATGTCTAGGGATATGGTGATTCAggattatttttccttttgttgtCTCTGGAATTTAGGGCCTTGGGTTGTTGACCATGTCTGCAATGTTACCTTCTCCCAGCATTTCTGCCTGCCAACAGACTGACAAATCCCTACCATGTTCCCCAAATCTTGTCCGAgtaatattgtttttcttctccttATATTTGGTGGCATTGTCTCAAGGGGGACACAAGCCTTGCGTCCAAGCTTTTGGAGCTGACCAATTTGATGGACAACATCCAAAAGAGAGCAAAGCTAAAAGCTCTTTCTTCAATTGGTGGTACTTCGGTATATCATTGGCCACTTTTCCAACTGTTTGTATCTTGAGCTATGTGCAAGATAACCTCAGCTGGAGTCTTGGGTTTGGAATTCCTTGTATTGCTATGGTTTTTGCACTTGTAATCTTCTTGCTTGGAACTAGGACATACAGGTTCAGTAGCAGAGGAGATGAGGAAAACCCATTTGTAAGAATTGGACGGGTGTTTATCATTGCTGTAAGAAATTGGCGAGTAAATTCTTCAGAAATAGCTCGTGAAGAGGAAATCCGTGGCCTTTTACCGCATCATAACTCTAAACAATTCAGGTAAATCAGAGGTCTAAAAGAAGGGTAAAACGTATGCTTTGTTTGTTACCATTAGATTATATCTGTTCTCGTCAGAAATGTAGTCCTGAGGTGGATATAATATGTAATTGCCTTAGAATCCattttaatttgtatgtatTATTGTAACCATTTTCCTTACTGGATTCTATAATTTCTTAGGTTTCTCAACAAAGCTTTGATTGTACCTGATAGTTCGAAGGAAGACAGTCACGTATGTAGCATCAGTGAAGTTGAGGAAGCAAAAGCAGTACTGAGGCTTGTTCCGATATGGCTGACATGCTTAGCATATGCTGTTGTATTCTCTCAGTCATCAACTTTCTTTACAAAACAAGGAGTCACCATGGACAGATCATTAATTCTTGGATTTAAAGTACCAGCTGCTTCACTTCAATCTTTTATCAGTGTGGCCATTGTCACTTCCCTCCCGATATACGATCGTATACTCATTCCAATTGCAAGAAATTTCACTGGGAAGCCTTCTGGAATTACAATGCTACAAAGAATTGGATTTGGGATGCTATTATCTGTTATTTCCATGGTCATTGCTGCATTAGTGGAGATAAAAAGGCTCAAAACAGCTCAAGAATATGGTTTGGTTGACCTGCCGAAGGCGACTGTTCCTTTGAGTATATGGTGGCTGGTTCCTCAATATGTATTATTTGGAGTTGCCGATGCTTTCACCATGGTTGGCTTGCAGGAGTTTTTCTATGACCAGGTTCCGAGTGGATTAAGAAGCATTGGTCTCTCCTTGTACTTGAGTATTTTTGGCATTGGCAACTTTTTAAGCAGCTTTCTCATCTCTGTCATTGAAAAATTAACCAGTGGGGATGGCAAACAAAGCTGGCTTGACAGCAATCTCAACAAAGCTCATCTTGATTACTTCTACTGGTTGCTTGTTGGGCTTAGTGCTATTGGGTTGGCTGCCTTCCTGTGTTCTGCAAGAACTTACATCTATAACAAGGCAAACACCACGTGAGCATAATTTCATGGGGAGCATTGTAATTTAAAGCTATGGTACGTATGTACTGACATTCAAAGGTTTGAAACTTAACTTCATTTTTGGAGAATTCTATTTTTAGAGTCATCTTGATACTTACTTGTTTAGAAGTCTTTCCCATGCTTTGTTGGAACAAGAAATTACATCCATGATAAGAAAATACCACATGAACTCCACCATCTAGGAGATTTGTAATTTAAAACTATGGGATTATTGGATATTCATGtcatatagcaaaatctatctgAGTGAATTTGTTCTCATCACTTATCTCCAAATTCTCtattagaaaaaaagaattTGGAGATTGTGTCATTTCCACGTTTTCTCTCTTGTTTTTGGGAAACGAGTGGTTGGTGCCGGAATTAGCTTTTTGTATCTCTAGCTAGTTATGTGTCTGTGTTTTTCTTCATCTTTAGTGGATTCGGCtaaagatcttgaagagttgcTTGAGGACTGAAAGAAGTTAAGTTTGTCCACGATTGAGCATGTTATTATTTAGTGTGTTAGGGCTAAAGTGTTTTGGAAGGTTTTATGTCCTTATTCTTGGAAGATGTTCACTAAGAAACAAGTGTGTGAGGATAAATGGTTagatatttttaatttcttgtcTTTAAATGAGTTGTGTCGATGCAATGGTCTATTTGGGAGATAGGAATTAGGAATAAAAGTTTAAGAAGAGTATTCATAATCCCACCGTTCCAATAAGGTGATTGGGTCCATGTCTTCTCTTGGAGGGATAGTCCTTCGGGAGCTCTATTTTGTTCATGTTAGTTGGATGATTCAATTGGGGATGCTTCCTGTTGCCCCAATGTGGAGGTCACATGCCATGAAGTTTGTTAAATCATCGACGATGATTTAGTATGATACCAAAACAGGTTCTACTAGTTGCTCGTTAGGCCTAGTTCACCTATCAGCTTAAGCTTTTGGATCAAAACATGGTTATTGGTTTATCAACTATGAATCTTTTTGCAGCCATGCATAGTTTCTCCATAACATGTTTTTGTCTCTGATTTGTGGTGAAGCTATAGCTGTTTCTGAAGGTATACAGTTGGCTGAAAGGTATGTTTTTAAGAGGATTAAGGTTTATTCTGACTCTTCTTTTGTTGTTCACTTGTTGAAAAGGTACTCTTGAAATGCATTGTGAGATATCTATTTACGTCGTCGTTATTTTTCATTTCATGTTTTCAATGAGGTGGTGTTAATCCACATTTCTCGTGAATGGTAATAGTACCGCTCACTGTCTAGCTCAGAAGAGTTTGTCCAAGTCTACTTTTTTGTGGATTCAGGAAACCTCCTAACTGGTTATTTCAGTTGTATTTAAAGGATATTTCTTATCTTGTAACCCAACAGGCATCTTTAGCTTGATCtatgaattttttgttttaaggaggatatattaatgGTTGGGTTATTTTTAAGGAGGTTAAGTAGTCCGTGTTTGTTTTGAGATCAATTTTTTTCCCATATGAAGgaggttatattatattatggaaagataaaagtaaacaaatttGTAATGTTACCAACTAAAATTAAAAGGTAATTTCtcaaacaaaattattaaaaggAATTAATGGAGATCCGATTAtgggttttttaaaaaagcatcaagtctctttctttttctcccttttgtatgggtaagattttactttttatatatatatattatcatatGTAGAGTGGGGAAATCAAAGTTGATAGTATAAGTTTTATATCGGATTGAGTTATGCtacaactatatatatatttttagagtATTGttccaccatttttttttaatctcaaatatgcttattaattatatatttaataatttaaactcACCCAACTTGAATTTGgctgaaaaatataaagaaagagagatgatGGAGAGGAAGGAGAGAGAacaaaagagagaagaagagaagTGGGAGAAAAAGTAGGGAGGGAACaatttaagaatatatatttcttttccaCCTATCCTTGTTATTTATTGGTTTAATTAGTACATGAACTATTTAAACTTATTCATGAAAACTAAGAGACCACATAACTAATCTAGTCAAATTATTTCTCTACTTTGGCACGATGTGTGTATTGTGTGTATATTTATTATGACTCTCttttgataatagaaaatagatctacttttatataaataataatcttaaatattattttagtcacatacttttaaaaataaccaCTTTGATCTCTATTTGTAAAAATTGTAACACCAAAAAccatttaatacaaaattattgttagTTTTAAGAAATTTAATGAATTAAGTATCATGCTAAAATTTTGATGGAGATAAATAAGGGAAAAGTGAATGAGTGAACCAAAATAGTCACTATATTAAAAGTTCAGTGACCAAAATTGACGTTTCAAAAGTACAATAACTAAAATAATCAAAAGCTTAAAGTGTAATGATCAATATGAACTAAAGTTACATGGACCAaaacaatatataaatctaaataatgTAACGTCAATGGTTAACTATATTACAACATTATTAGTTTTAAGTTTGAATTTCTAACTGACAAGACGAACACGATTTAGATAGTTTCAAAGCATCTAACCCATACCTCCAACTTTTTCTCAAGGATTCTAAGCAGCATCAGGGTCGAGTTTCCACCCGTTCTTCAAAGGGGAGAGACAACTGGTAAAATCCTGCCTTTATTGAAATAGCTTTTCCATTACGCTCCACATGAACAGATGACTCCTCAACTAGGTACATAGCAATCGATGCACAAATGTAGTCTATATCAGTCGGACTTCTTTGAAACACAAGCTTGTTTCTAGCCTCCAAGATTTGACATGCAATAATCACCATCTTTACTAGCTCCTAAGGGGAACTCCTCGCTAGAATCCAAAACCAAAAATTCATATTGCTCCAACTAGTCCTGTCATCACAAAAATGTCCAGATTAATGTTAAGGAAACGAGACCAAATGTCTTTGGTTACTTGACATTTTCAAATAAGGTGAGAGGAAGTTTCAGGATTCGGCCTACACATACCAAAGATCAGTAGAGTCTGAGACAAATTACACTTGAAAGGAATAAAATGATGGATAATCTTCCAACAATAAATTTTAGCCTCAGGGAGGACCTTAGCCTTTCAAAAGGCTTTCTAGCATTGATTAGAAAACCTTCCATTTGAAGGTCTAGCATCATATAAACTAGCCATTTCATGACCTAAATAGTAAGCaaatttaagagaaaaatacTCCCTTTGTCTCCAAATCCCAAATAGATCTCATTGTCGTGTTATCGCCTCGGTAGCAGAATCTGAAGAATAGCTTCCACATTTAAGGgaataaaattgttatgaatCAAGTCTTCATTCTCCAGACTCAACAATTAAAGAGGCCGCACAACACCCATGGAGATTAAGGTCTTGGAAGTTATGGCCACTCATGACGTTCTGGAAAGCGTCCTATCCACATCTACTTCAAATATTACGATCAAGTTAGATTGTCTTGAGATGATTCACCTCCTCAATGATAAGTCTACTAATTATTCTAAGATATCTTTTTTCATTGAGGAGATTAAATCGTCAGCATTTATTTTGAGATCAATTTCTTTTTCCCATACGAAGCACGAGCATAACTATTTGGCACATTCTCTTACGAGAAGGGCTTTGGATAAGCAAgcttcctcttttctttttcccccaCCTGAATTGGTTTGTTTCGTTAATTTCTATTGATGTAATTCTCTAGGTGGTTGTTTGTTGAATCCTTTctcgaaagaaaaaaaagtttgaatttctAGCCTTATGTGAAACTTCAACGTAATTTTACTAGTTAAAATATATAACACGATCCAGACGTCTAAtggaaacaaaattaaatttgagactTATGAgactctttttaaatttttcattaacTAAAAAACAACTATAAAAGATTTATAGGCTAAACTTGCAATTCAacctaaaaatagtttttaatttgCATACCATGGTGTCTGTTTTTCAAATGGTACTACTTGAGTATGGAAAAatgattaataaatttaatcaaattataacAATCTAACTAATAGTTGATCTAATTATATGATAGGTAAAATAGATCAAAGGTTCAAATCTTCTAATCTCGACTTGTtgattgttgaactaaaaaaaatataagaggGCATTTAGATCGAGCAAATTGTGATGTGAATAAGGGTGGGAATGGGTAAGGTATCCTCTTGTTTGGTATAAGTTTTGAAGCTTTAGGCATGAGAATAAGCTATTCCCATGCATTTCTTATACTCATGAATGATACATATTTAAAAGTGTGGGTTTTCTTGATGTAcactctcttttcttttaatacatgaatttattcttttattttatattattaaaattcattaacatatgaatattaaatttatagtttagaaaattatattaaattttaaattataatatttgaattcaacTATtccataattataaataaattaattaattatataataaacgGTAAAGAATTGATGCATTAATAAACGGTAAAGAACTATTATGAAGTTGTTCTAgcttctcttaattaaatcgGGGTCATTTTGGGTGGCATGGGTGGAGGCGTATGTTTTGCGTGGGTGGTCGTTGTGGGCTGTTCTGAGTGAGGTTGGGAGGTTTtggtgcttgagggctatcttgcaaagtagagatagattcaagcatctggttcgtttgatgattAGCGATGGAcggtcttgttttgtttttgttggattttatgtcctaaaactcgtagtttttaatatcatattcttgttcaataaagatgttattgaaaatctttagtaaatttaaattgtaTATTCATGAATTCAATAAACTGAGATtctgaggctattaagtttagtttgaactttatgtagtgacataaatatggatcaagttcaaatatatatagccaaaatggtctatagtatatgcataaggttgggtgtcttattttagggacactatggatgcggcccatttttgtagttagtacaaacgatgtgatcctaaaccgttcatgtggaaacatgaaaatgggggtatcctatgtaaagagtttacataagactgaaccatgaaatagtcactttttatgttctaaatgtcgtttaatgtataaaactgactatttcgttaattgatgacctaggaaacttaatcttaatcctgagctaactatgaactcctgttcactcggaattatccttagatctgcataggtgagggcagctcattatcgctggtccaataagcctcccatttcaggggtaagatcaggtggatagctaggaacatagggtgcaagacggaattcactcctactcgttatagggatagtagataggttgttccctttagtactgaatccaggtcttgaatgaagggtctcaccctctcattggcccgagaggggttcggtttataggttggaccttaaaccaattgttcattagaggatcagtggaacttaaagaataagatgtagtctcgggggtaaaacggtttttatgacccaatcGAGATTACAAACAAtctatgaaggattagcttactaatcatggttatatcatatggacacaaatatatctatagtgatgggagtgcaactacgggactataatGGAATGACttgtgagttaacgaatgttgattagctccatctaaagagtttagccagctaatctcggatcgttggagcccatgatctataggtccattaggttcccctactaactcatatggaataaacttagaatggtatgatagaataatttgaaatgttcgaattaggtgaagagagagtaatcgacaagtatatgtgatatagtggtcgttttttagtttagagatacaactttaatatttaaatgtgatttaaatatcaagaatatgaatacattcatatttggaagctcggaaataatggaaatgatcaaagatgtaaaaagtcaaagagtgacttttgactttgaaaagtcaaactttgaccgaccttatattcaaatgtgatttgaattttgagaaaatgaatgcagattcatgctcgggaggtcaaaattagtcaacacggaaaaaaacataaaaagtcaaaatgttgacttttcggtcaaattttgactttaatcaaatgactattttgccctttgactaaagttagtggaaaaatccaaacttttgttggataattccactaacaaaataatgagctaggtgttggcttatagtgaaGACATTAAACCCACTTAGATaatggattctaggtgttgggtttttatgaagttatttcatgtaattttacatggcccttttctataaatatgggtttatcattttggattaaaaacttttggaaattttgaaaaattagtttttaaaaattgggctgaaaaaatccaaacctaaccaaattttcactctaccatctccatctctttttctctctctcgggttcttcatccatcggatcccacaacctggttctgagtccagaggatagtaggtcagctctagtggttgttcGGTTCATGTTCGAGTAGAGATAGACAAGTTTCGGGAGtttcaaaggtaatgtttctaaaaaaaccctaattaattaatttagggttgtatgtttaatttatgtgattagagtaaaattgatcctTAATTTCGTTGCGCATGCCTACTTTTCCATCAGTTTGGTAGGATCCTTGGCTGTCGGGGGGCGCGATTTTAGATTCATACGGGTCTACGGTGGTTCATGATGCAAGGAGTAGTTTGGAAGCGCAGTTGTCGGAGTTCTTAGATGGTGAAGGAGGTTAAAGGTGGCCAACAATGTCTTGGAGCTGCTTGAGATCTAGGGTTTTATCCAGGCAGTGGGGCCTAGGGTGAGGGGTGAAGATTATTGGTTTGGGTGTCGGATGCTAGTGGTCGGTTTTCTATTGCTAGTGCTTGAGAGAGTATACGTCCTCGTCGTCTTAGGGTGTCTTGGGCTAGTATTTTGTGGGCTTTTGGTATTCCGCGTCACTTTTTCTGTGCATGGTTAGCAGTGAAGGACAAGTTGGGTACgcgggattggttgaggagttgtGGTGTGTTATCAAGGGGGTGTCTTCTGTGTGGGGGAGGTGTGGAGTCACgggatcattttttttttagtatgggtttgggagagaggtgtggtctaGTGTGTTGCGTCAGTTGGGTTCGACGCATCGGGTGGCTGGTTAGGATGTAGAGTTAAGTTGGTTGTGCCGAGTGGGGTTGGGTAAGGGGGTGCGTAGTAAGCTGTTACGTATTTTCTGGTGTGcgtccatatactacatctggcagAAGCGTAATCGGTGGCTGCATGGAAGTCGACTGAGGTCGGTGTCTGTTTTcgttcaccttatggtctctatgGTTCGTGTTTGTGCTACTTCCTAGCGggttgaccttcttggtcttatctagtgtgtacggatgtttttttccttttgatcttcacgttgttctttgttttgctGTAGTCTCTAGTTTGCGGGGTTTTGGGTTTTTTCTCTACCTTTCTTCCTGGTGGTTTGCAAGTTTTTGGTTTTGATGCCAtgtctttgcttgtgctttgttgctttCATGCCTTAATCCCGGGCTGTGGGATCatccttgttgttgtataataatatcacctattctaaaaaaaaatgttatatttatttttaaattgattttgattgtttattaattaatacatcatatttatataaattcagATTGATACATCAGATTATGTAATcaagtaattttaattataaattactcaaatttacaaatatttttaattaataatttaattaatattattatctgATAGTTAAATAATTGATTTTGCATAAAACCTTGAATTGAATCTATTGTTTATCAATTaatctatcaaaattttatagagatatccatgattaattttatataaaatacaaagttaatttgttatcataaaattttgataacatTCCCATCTATAACCAAACATAGTCATCTTTGTTTCTCAACAATCTTATTTCCAGGATTTTTATTCCAGACATACTTAATTCTCggacatctttaaaatattgaaCCAAATGGCCCCTAAAAGTCTAAAATTGGAACTctcaaaataataacaatatctAGACAAAATGGATTAATTTCATAATCTAACCACCCAAcaatttaagaaagaaaaagaaaataataaattatactTTAGTCCTTAAAATTTGAAGTTTTGTGGCcaattagtccttaagttttaaaatcaaataaacaagtttctaacgtGTAGAAAATGCTTGATTTTAGTCCATTAATTAACAAAAACCATTAATTATCAACATGGTCAGTTTGGAACTGATGATTTTGAGGGATTTCAATTCATAATGGATTTTAAATGAATTGCATTGTTTAGTATTAAAGGaaatgaaatgattttaaaatctgaaatgatttcaaatcccattttaattaaaaagctTTCCAGACTAGAATGCTCGAATTTTGTAGGATTTCataagatttaaaataaattattcagaCCCCGTTTggaaaccattttatttttttgttttttgtttttgaaaatgaacacgAGTtctatctccaaatttctttttttgttatctactttttgccaataatttaaaaaatcaaaccaaattttgagaactaaaaaaatagctttcaaaaagttatttttgttttggaatttggttaaatattcaacaattatacttaacaaaatacaaatcattgtaagaaatgttgatgaaatagacttaattttaaaaaataaaaactaaaagcaaatggttatcaaacgggaccTCAGTTAACCTTGTCAAATTATAGTTTTCAATTAACACAACAAAGTTAAAAGCCTATATTAGTAAATTAGTTATTTATGTActattaaaatacaaaattttaaatacatttatttcaaatctttttggtttcaaataaaataattaatttaaaatcattttttagatttcaaatcacaaaatttaaaatcatttcttaaaCTTCTGGGTTTAACGCTTCCTATTAATTGACGAACTGAAATAGATCATTTCTTAAAAATCCAAAagttgtttatttaattataaaatttagagGCTAATTTGACACGAAGGGACTACAAATATAATTTATccaaaagaggaaaaaatggaaaaatcttaATCCGTCTTCCAAGCGACGAAGCCATCCAATGTTCTGACTCGTTTAGTCGTTtccaaaaatatgattttttttttttttttttttttttttttagtttaaatttggattttaacATTTTTCCTCCAAATTTATGAACATTTTCTAACACGTGTTGAGTCGTTTCTTCAT from Benincasa hispida cultivar B227 unplaced genomic scaffold, ASM972705v1 Contig395, whole genome shotgun sequence includes the following:
- the LOC120069435 gene encoding protein NRT1/ PTR FAMILY 5.10, with product MEALLLDETVEGAVDYNGHPVCRSNSGGWRSAALIIGVEVAERFAYYGVSSNLINFLTDQLQQSTATAAKNVNAWSGTASLLPLLGAFLADSFLGRYRTIVLSSALYILGLGLLTMSAMLPSPSISACQQTDKSLPCSPNLVRVILFFFSLYLVALSQGGHKPCVQAFGADQFDGQHPKESKAKSSFFNWWYFGISLATFPTVCILSYVQDNLSWSLGFGIPCIAMVFALVIFLLGTRTYRFSSRGDEENPFVRIGRVFIIAVRNWRVNSSEIAREEEIRGLLPHHNSKQFRFLNKALIVPDSSKEDSHVCSISEVEEAKAVLRLVPIWLTCLAYAVVFSQSSTFFTKQGVTMDRSLILGFKVPAASLQSFISVAIVTSLPIYDRILIPIARNFTGKPSGITMLQRIGFGMLLSVISMVIAALVEIKRLKTAQEYGLVDLPKATVPLSIWWLVPQYVLFGVADAFTMVGLQEFFYDQVPSGLRSIGLSLYLSIFGIGNFLSSFLISVIEKLTSGDGKQSWLDSNLNKAHLDYFYWLLVGLSAIGLAAFLCSARTYIYNKANTT